The DNA segment GAGCGAAGCAATGGAGATAGCGAGAACCTTACTGAGAAAGCTGATCTGAACCCGCCGCATCGAACTGTATATCGGAGAGGTGTTGGCCATCAGAAGTCATCGCCGCGTGGCAGGGTTATCATCGGATTTTAAAAAAGGCGGGGAGGTTTTGTAAGCGACCGGCATGGCTTAACCAGCCAGTTCGTTGAAAACGCTGTACGTCGACGGTGACGCTTGATTTATCAGACTCAGCTTGAATCCGATCGAGATTTCCATTCAAAGTCGGAGCGTCTCGACCGTTTTGTCTTCAACAGAGTGGCCAAGTCAATTTTGACTTTGGTTTTGAGAGAGACTGAATTTGAATCAGACTGATCGTCTTAAATTTAAACGAGCTTTGATCCTTCACGAGGATTCAGATCACAGGTGGTAGTCACCGTCGAGAGCGATTATCGTTTCTTTCATCGATCACCCTGGCGATCAGCATGACGATCTCGGTGACTGACGCCGCCATGGAAAAGGAGGCGATCGGGCGATGGCATCGTTTTCGCATCTGGCTCGCCTGGATCTACTGCGGCATCTTCCTGCTCAGCTCCGCCGCCTTCTACACGACCTGGTGCACGGGCGCGTTCAACGACTACGTGATGTCGCAATTGGTACTGCGCAACGGCAGCCGCACCTTCGACTGGTGGCTGAATCCGCCCTCACCAATGAAGTACAGGATCTACATCTTCAATTACACGAACCTAGACGAGTTCGAGGCGGGCGAAGCGAGCAAGCTGCGCGTACAGGAGGTCGGTCCCTACGTGTACCGTGAGATGCTGTCCCGCACGAACGTCGAGTTGCACGACAACGGCACGGTCACCTACCAGACCAAGACGACATTCGATTGGATAGGCGGGCGAGCCGATAACGATACCATCGTGGTGCCGAACGTACCGTTGATGTTCACCACCGCGTACGTCCGGGACCTGAGCTTCGCGGTGCGATTCGTCACCAATACGGTGCTGTCGACTCTACAGGAGAAATTGTTCATCACCGAGACCGTCGGTGGTTTTCTCTGGGGCTACGACACCCAGCTCTTCCACATGGCCAAGCCGCTGATGATGCTTCAGCGGGGGGACATACCCTTTGAAAAGTTCGGCCTGATGGCTACGGTACGTGATTTAATCGCCGAATAATTTCATACTTGcgggaaatttttttaacttctacttgaaatatttattttataaaacatatgtataattattacgaGAGATGATTTTATTGAGATTATTGCTTTCGGATATATTGAATGGGACGACACGGTCTTTCGGTCGCAATTAACGGTGGGAAATGCACATTGTTCTTACAGAAGCAGGGTGTCGATGCGGATCGTATCACGATACATACGGGAACGCGGGACATAAAGAACCTCGGTATGGTCGACCGAGTGAACGGGGTCGACAATCGGCACATTTGGGGTGACGAGCGATGCGACAAAATCGTGGGCACGGACGGCACCAGGTTCCCACCACATTTGATAAAAGAGCCAAGCAGACCCCTTTACGTATATTCTAAAGACCTTTGTAGAAAGATACCTCTTTATTTTCATGAACAAACAACCACCTACGGCATACCTTCCCTAAGGTAACTAAAAGAGTTATATTTTTCGTCGCGATTCCATTTCAAACGTGTCGCTCGCTCTAAGGCgagatttttttagatatatttttctaaaattgcattgtaatattttcattatattttcttacattcattcctcataaaaatgtaatactgggcagtgttaaattaataattggagtaattaatatttattttaagtattgcTGTTTTAAGTAGTGCTtctaatacttaaaatattatatttttataagggattttttgcatataatcAAATTCgtcttacaaaataataattataatttataaagaaattctgGTCACGAGAATTAGTTTCTTGTTGGAAGATACtgaattgattgaaaattatatctctgacgtgtaacttttttctctttcgtcACAGGTACAAATTCACCCCAGATGCATACAATTTTTCGAACAATCAAAACGAGTGCTTCTGCTGGAAGGTACACGAGGAAGGCACGAGAGTCTGCCCACCCTCGGGAGTCTTCAACATGTCCGCGTGCACCTTCGGCGCGCCCCTGCTCTCGTCGTTTCCACATTTTTATGGCGCCGACAAGCTCCTGCTGGAACAAGTAGACGGCTTGAATCCTCGACAGGAAGATCACGAAAGTTATTTCGACATACATCCGGTATGTACTAACTAAaccttaattattattacaattaaatattcattacgctagatataataacataagtTGCATTGAAACTGTTGTGATTGAACTTTTATGATTGGCTTTCAGTTTTGCaagaattgattttattataatttttattttaaaaaattatatagaaaaacatcgttatcttcattttttctaTACTTCTATGATTGAGAAtggataaaaatcaaattgcatTTCTATCTTTAGCGCATAGGGGTTCCGATGCGCGGCTGGTCGAGGACGCAAGTGAACGTGGAGGTGCGACGGGCGATCGGCGTGCCATTCCTCGGGAATCTAAAGGACGGTATGATTCTTCCGCTTTTCTGGATGGAGATCGGGCTCGACGAGGTTTCGGAAGAAGTATTAGTGGCCCTAAAGGAGGGGTATTTCACAGCGATGAACATAGAGATGGCCTTGCAGTGGGGCAGCCTGCTAATGATGATACTCTCCTTTAGCGCTATGATCGCCTGCCTCTGGAAATATCGCGCGGAG comes from the Monomorium pharaonis isolate MP-MQ-018 chromosome 9, ASM1337386v2, whole genome shotgun sequence genome and includes:
- the LOC105839223 gene encoding lysosome membrane protein 2 is translated as MTISVTDAAMEKEAIGRWHRFRIWLAWIYCGIFLLSSAAFYTTWCTGAFNDYVMSQLVLRNGSRTFDWWLNPPSPMKYRIYIFNYTNLDEFEAGEASKLRVQEVGPYVYREMLSRTNVELHDNGTVTYQTKTTFDWIGGRADNDTIVVPNVPLMFTTAYVRDLSFAVRFVTNTVLSTLQEKLFITETVGGFLWGYDTQLFHMAKPLMMLQRGDIPFEKFGLMATKQGVDADRITIHTGTRDIKNLGMVDRVNGVDNRHIWGDERCDKIVGTDGTRFPPHLIKEPSRPLYVYSKDLCRKIPLYFHEQTTTYGIPSLRYKFTPDAYNFSNNQNECFCWKVHEEGTRVCPPSGVFNMSACTFGAPLLSSFPHFYGADKLLLEQVDGLNPRQEDHESYFDIHPRIGVPMRGWSRTQVNVEVRRAIGVPFLGNLKDGMILPLFWMEIGLDEVSEEVLVALKEGYFTAMNIEMALQWGSLLMMILSFSAMIACLWKYRAEQNVVLQRTTFIHNNLYEA